In Montipora capricornis isolate CH-2021 chromosome 4, ASM3666992v2, whole genome shotgun sequence, a single genomic region encodes these proteins:
- the LOC138044908 gene encoding uncharacterized protein: MAGIEHGNVTNEEFMEEVARYECVYNRNSKDFKDKNKKANSWGKIGGKFNLSAAEAEVKFRNIRTAYGRYLKRLKTIPSGSGRDAVPREFQNLEWLNPHIAHRPSSTNLRSTSPGTVESSSLPASDNEDDFSAEVVDECGESTTVSPTNNSIETESPELEEVNESNRVNGETTGGCSNGKTPKSTRGMRADVSFGFEADDVVPLGLTEEINLLAAKFPPRCPPCCLL, from the coding sequence ATGGCTGGTATTGAACATGGTAACGTTACTAACGAGGAATTTATGGAAGAAGTTGCGCGGTATGAGTGCGTTTACAACCGTAATAGTAAGGATttcaaggacaaaaacaaaaaggctAACAGTTGGGGAAAAATCggcgggaaatttaatttaTCGGCGGCGGAAGCAGAGGTCAAATTCCGCAACATAAGAACTGCGTATGGTCGTTATCTGAAGCGGTTGAAGACGATACCTTCTGGATCGGGGCGAGATGCAGTGCCAAGAGAATTTCAAAACCTGGAATGGCTCAATCCACATATCGCTCACAGGCCATCAAGCACAAATCTGAGATCAACGTCACCTGGAACAGTTGAGAGCTCTTCGTTGCCAGCGAGTGACAACGAGGATGACTTCAGCGCTGAGGTCGTGGATGAATGTGGCGAAAGTACAACCGTGAGCCCTACTAATAATTCCATAGAAACGGAAAGCCCTGAACTTGAGGAAGTTAATGAGAGTAACCGAGTCAACGGAGAAACAACTGGAGGGTGCTCTAATGGAAAGACCCCAAAATCAACACGAGGCATGCGAGCCGATGTTTCCTTCGgttttgaagctgacgatgtCGTCCCTTTAGGGCTAACAGAAGAAATAAATttgcttgcagcaaaatttcctcctcgCTGTCCTCCATGTTGTTTGCTTTGA